ACTACGATGCTCTCACATATACTGCTATActttctcacatacactactatactctctcacatatactactatactttctcacatacactactatactctctcacacactaccatactctctctctcacatatactactatactctctcatatacacgactataccctctcatacatacatgtagaaggattataatagtgtgtgtgtatgtgtatagtagtatatgcaagattatgatagtgtgtgtaagacagaagtatttattacttcctatacggcctatcatacatttacacatttagacacacatttagacacacacatctacacattAAGACGCAAATACtaccaaagtaaaaaaaatgatgaaagctccaaaaagtgtaaaaagggccaaaaaaagcacagatagacagattcagagagacagacaggtacagatggacagacagacagacagagacagacagacagacaggttcagacagacagacaggtacagaCCTTGGCTCCACAGGTGACATAAGGAGATTGACCGTCCTTCCCCGGCAACATGCCGATCacctggagagacagacaggtagacagacaggttactggttaatactaataatattaatacatttacagGTAGGACGGCGCGCTGTAGGTAGGGGGTGTaggtgtgtgtaaatatatatatatatatatatatatatatacatgggCAGGGCTATATGCGACTATGCAGGCAAAGTGATTGAAGGTTATTATGGGATGGAGGGGAACATACCCGGTTTAGTTTGATGAGGACGCAGGGCTGACCTCTGCTGTAACCATAGAAACGGTCTGAAATCCCAGAGCACTCTTCCAACATGGAGCGGTTAAACTGACACGAACGCTTTGGGTTATTCCtgacctgcagacagacaggtagagagagagacagacaggttagaaagagacaggcaggttagagagacagacaggtagagagacagacaggttagagagagacaggtagatagagagacagacaggttagagagacagacaggttagagagacaggttagagagacagacaggttagagagacaggttagagagacagacaggtagagagacagacaggttagagagacagacaggtagagagacagacaggttagagagacagacaggtagagagagagacagacaggttagaaagagacaggcaggtagagagacagacaggttagagagacagacaggtagagagaggttagagagacagacaagttagagacagacaggtagagagagagacaggttagagagagagacagacaagttagagagagacaggtagagagagacaggttagagagagagacagacagttagagagagagacaggttagagagacagacaggtagagagagacaggttagagagagacaggtagagagagacaggttagagagagacaaacagacaggtagagagaaagacaggttagagagagacagattagagagagagacaggtcagagagacagacagaaaagagaaagagacaggttagagagacaggcaggtagagagagagacaggttagagagacagaagtgtagagagacagactggttagagacagacaggtagagagagacaggttagagagagagacagacaggtagagaaagacatgttagagagagacaggtagagagacaggttagagagagagacagacaggtagagggagagacaggttagagagagagacagacaggtagagagagagacaggttagagacaggcaggtagagggagagacaggttagagagagagacagacaggtagagagagacatgttagagagagacaggtagagagacaggttagagagagagacagacaggtagagggagagacaggttagagagagagacagacaggtagagagagagacaggttagagagagacaggttagagagagacagacaggtagagagagacaggtagagagagagagagactggttagagaaagagacaggtagagagagacaggtagagagagagagagagactggttAGAGAAAGAGACAGGTTTGAGAGATATACAggttacagagacagagagacagacagagacacaggtaGGCAGACAGGAGAGACAGATAGGTAGAGatagacagggagagagggagacagacaggtagagagagagacagacagggagagagagacagacaggttagcgagacagacaaagagagagagggagagacaggttagagagacagacaggtagacagacaggtttaCCTCTCCACTGTCCTCTTGAATGAAGAATTGATCTGGAGGACAGTTATCATTCATCTGAACCTGATAACTGTCGTTATacgctgcagacagacaggttagagagacagacaggttagagagacaggtagacagacagacatctaAATGTCTTATGGGACAGGAAGGTGTCTTAATGTTAGAGAGACaaacaggtagacagacagacaggtctaaATGTCTTACGGGACAGGAAGGTGTCTTAATgttagaggcagacagacagactggtagacagacagacaggtagacagacaggtagacagacagacaggttagagagacaggtagacagatagACCGATAGACAGACACTTCACTGACTGATCACAGTAAATACTGATCACAGTAAATACTGATTACTCACAGTAAATACTGATCACAGTAAATACTGAGTACTCACAGTAAATACTGAGTTCTCACAGTAAATACTGATCACAGTAAATACTGAGTACTCACAGTGAATACTGACCACAGTAAATACTGATCACAGTAAATACTGAGTACTCACAGTAAATACTGATCACAGTAAATACTGAGTACTCACAGTAAATACTGAGTTCTCACAGTAAATACTGATCACAGTAAATACTGAGTACTCACAGTAAATACTGATCACAGTAAATACTGAGTACTCACAGTAAATAATGATCACAGTAAATACTGATCACAGTAAATACTGATCACAGTAAATACTGATTACTCACAGTAAATACTGATCACATTAAATACTGAGTACTCACAGTAAATACTGATCACAGTAAATACTGATCACAGTAAATACTGAGTACTCACAGTAAATAATGATCACAGTAAATACTGATCACAGTAAATACTGAGTACTCACATTAAATACTGATCACAGTAAATACTGATCACAGTAAATACTGACCACAGTACATATTGACCACAGTAAATACTGAGTACTCACAGTAAATACTGACCACAGTAAATACTGTTCACAGTAAATACTGATCACAGTAAATGCTGATCACAGTACATACAGACCACAGTAAATACTGAGTACTCACAGTAAATACTGATCACAGTAAATACTGATCACACTAAATACTGAGTACTCACAGTAAATACTGAGTACTCACAGTAAATACTGAGGAAATCATAAATCAGCGCCTATGTCTAAatgttagagagacagacagacaggcagacagacaggtagacagacagacaggtctacATGTCTTACGGGACAGGAAGGTGTCTAAatgttagagagacagacagacaggcagacagacaggtagacagacagacaggtctacATGTATTACGGGACAGGAAGGTGTCTAAatgttagagagacagacaggcagacagacagacaggtatctTACGGGACAGGAAGGTGTCTAAAtgttaaagagacagacagacaggtagacagacagacagaaagggagacagatagacaggtaTCTTAAGGGGCAGGAAGGTGTCTAAatgttagagagacagacagacagacagacaggtctctTACGGGACAGGAAGATGTTGAGAGTCTGGGTGAAACCGTCccagctctctgtctctgacacAGAGAACGTGatccagacagacaggtagacagacagacaggtagacagacaggtctctTACGGGACAGGAAGGTGTTGAGGGTCTGGGTGAATCCGTCccagctctctgtctctgacacAGAGAACGTGatccagacagacaggtagacagatagacaggtagacaggtagacagacaggtctctTACGGGACAGGAAGGTGTTGAGGGTCTGGGTGAATCCGTCccagctctctgtctctgacacagagagacagacagtgatccagacagacaggtagacagacaggtctctTACGGGACAGGAAGGTGTTGAGGGTCTGGGTGAATCCGTCccagctctctgtctctgacacAGAGAACGTGatccagacagacaggtagacagacaggtctctTACGGGACAGGAAGGTGTTGAGGGTCTGGGTGAATCCGTCccagctctctgtctctgacacAGAGAACGTGatccagacagacaggtagacagacagacaggtagacagacaggtctctTACGGGACAGGAAGGTGTTGAGGGTCTGGGTGAATCCGTCccagctctctgtctctgacacAGAGAACGTGatccagacagacaggtagacagatagacaggtagacagatagacaggtagacagacagacaggtagacagacaggtctctTACGGGACAGGAAGGTGTTGAGGGTCTGGGTGAATCCGTCccagctctctgtctctgacacAGAGAACGTGatccagacagacaggtagacagacagacaggtagacagacagactggtagacagacagacaggtagacaggtagacagacaggtctctTACGGGACAGGAAGGTGTTGAGGGTCTGGGTGAATCCGTCccagctctctgtctctgacacAGAGAACGTGATCTCCAGCTGATCTCCTTTTGGACGAATCATCATCCCTGAAACATTGAGACACTCattaaccaatcacagccagAGACAGAACCAACAGCTCCACAGTCTGCTCTGTTGGAGCCGTTTGATTGGTCGAGAGAGTTAAATAAACATGGAGACACTCGTTAACCAATCACAGCGCGTCTCTGTGACCTCATGGTCGTCCCAGGAGAGGTCCCTCTAATCAGTCCAAAGGTCCACTGCTGGCCTCTTAAGGGAACCTATTAAAAGTCTCCCTGTAAAAAGAGACGTGTTCTTGTTAACCAATCACAGCTCCAGAGTCTGCTCTGTTGGAGCCGTCTGAttggtcggtgtgtgtgtgatgctttTTCAACATGAGAATGTGTTTGATTTATAGTGTTAAAAAGAGTTTAGTTATCGTATTCAGTGATTTCTGTGGATGTGGAACAGACGATAAACAGATTCAGCTGATTATTCTCACTGAACTGAAACTTTCTAAActagtcgccatgttggagtgTTATAACCCTGGAGCAGCGTaatgtccaatcagctgcagccatgtgtgtgtgtgtgtgtgtgtgtgtgtgtgtgtgtgtgtgtgtgttacctggtgTAGCGAGGCGGTCCTGCCAGGTGGGCTTGTAGTCGTCCAGTGTGAGCAGCATGATGTACATGGTCAGAACAAACATCCCAGCCAGGAACAGGTAGAAGACCAGGTAGAACAGCAGGATCAGACctgatacacagagacacattattattattattatgattattattatgattattaataatattattattaataatcatCTCTATAAAGCCTGTAACCCAGCAACAGAAGCCTTTCTTTGGCCTGTTTCTGGGTTTTTAAACCTATTTGTGGACTTTCTATAATCTTTATGAAGCCTGTAACCCAGAAACAGGTACAGCAGcaggatggagacagagagagacagacagacagacagacagagagagagagagagagagagacagacagacagacagacagacagagagagagagagagagagacagacagagagagacagacagacagacagacagagagagagagagagagagacagacagacagacagacagacagagagagagagagagacagacagacagagagagagagagagacagacagacagacagagagagagagagagagagagagagagagagagagacacagagagagagagagacagacagacagagagagagagagacagacagacagacagacagacagacagagagagagacagacagacagacagacagagagagagagagagagacagacagacagacagagagagagagagagacagacagacagagagagagagagacagagagacagacagacagagagagagagagacagacagacagacagacagagagagagagagagagacagacagagagagagagagacagacagagagagagagacagagagaggcagacagagagagagagacagacagacagagagagagagagagacagagagagacagacagagagaaaaagagagtcaTGTTATCATCTATCCTCCCCCCATCCTCTCCTTAAAATGTCATTTAGTAATCCTCAGAGTTTAGCCCCGCCCCCTCCCAGTGGATGACCTAcattcagagtgtgtgtgtctgtgtgtgtgtgtgtgtgtgtgtgtgtgtgtgtgtgtgtgtgtgtgtgtgtgtggggggggggggtgtaatctctctctctgtctcctctctctggtTATGTTTCATTTACATCATAACATACATCACATACATTAACAACGCTTTTTACCCAGAAACAGAGAATCCTGAGTACTGATTGGCTGCCAGTTTAACTTCAGATCATTATTCtaagtgtgtgacaacattatgggatggatccctacagagatagaccttttagttaaaaagtaagatcattttagtttaacatgaaacagccccgaaatcaacatccccaaacccaccagactccatgtaaataatcaggacttttatcatcgtaaaacacacttcattcaaagtggacagaaactaaattaaactaccaaaagccgtcttggttcatctttccactgttccaacaatcaccactctggtttggttgaaataaacccttaattcacccatttacatgtggagatatgctggctctatacacgctaaaagtcctgattatttacatggagtctggtggaaatatgctggctctatacacgctaaaagtcctgattatttacatggagtctggtggagatatgctggctctatacacgctaaaagtcctgattatttacatggagtctggtggaaatatgctggctctatacacgctaaaagtcctgattatttacatggagtctggtggagatatgctggctctatacacgctaaaagtcctgattatttacatggagtctggtgtgtgtgtgtgtgtgtgtgtgtgtgtgtgtgtgtgtgtgtgtgtgtctgtgtctgtgtgtttgtgtgtgtgtgtgtgtcactggtCTGAAGTCTGCTCTGGTTTACATAACTCCACTCTGAGAATAAATCATATCTCCCATCATGCACCAGGGCTCGGGATGTTTGGCCTTGATGGAGACTGAAGGACACACACATCAAAGAGTTACTGTTAATCTGGATTAAACAGACGAGGTTGATTGGAGTGTAatctatccacacacacacacacacacacacacacacacacacacacacacagacatgcacacacagacacatacacacacacacacacacacgcacacagacacacacacacagacatgcacacacagacacacacacacacacacacacacacacacacacaaagcacacacacacacacacacacacacacacacagacatgcacacacagacatatatatacacacacacacacacacacacacacacacacacacacacacacacacacacacacatctctagTTCAgtacaaacaacacaaacaactgGCCACCCCAAAAACTCTCAGATCTTCTGCATGACATCATGATGGACACATGACAAGTACCTCAACACACCGCCCAGACTACAGCCaagtacctgaacacaccgccCAGACTACAGccatgtacctgaacacaccgccCAGACTACGGCCAAGTACCTGAACACACTGCCCAGAATACAGCCaagtacctgaacacacctcccagactacagactacagcCAAGTACCTGAACACACTGCCCAGACTACAGCCaagtacctgaacacaccacacagactacagactacagcCAAGCACCTGAACACAACGCCCAGACAACAGACTACAGCCtagtacctgaacacaccgcccagactacagactacaaccaagtacctgaacacaccacccAGATTACAGACTACAGCCtagtacctgaacacaccgccCAGACTACAGCCaagtacctgaacacacctcccagATTGCAGACTACAGCCaagtacctgaacacaccttccAGACTACATATTACAGCCaagtacctgaacacaccgcccagactacagactacaaccaagtacctgaacacaccacccAGACTACAGCCaagtacctgaacacaccgccCGGACTACAGCCAAGTACCTGAACACACTTCCCAGACTACAGACCACAGCCAAGTACCTGAACCCACCGCCCAGACTACAGCCGACGGCgaagcacctgaacacaccacccAGACTAAGGACTACAGCcaagcacctgaacacaccacccAGACTAAGGACCACAGCcaagcacctgaacacaccacccAGATTACAGACTACAGCCtagtacctgaacacaccacacagactacagactacagcctagtacctgaacacaccgcaCAGACTACAGACTATAGCCaagtacctgaacacaccacacAGACTACAGAGAGTGGAGCTAGAAACCAGATgtgatgagagacagagagagacagagagagagagagacagagagagacagagagagagagagacagagagagacagagagagagacagagagagagagagacagagagagagagagggagagagagagagagggagacagagagagagacagagagagagagagacagagcgagagacagagagagagagacacagagagagagagacagagagagagagagagacagagagagagcagatgatGGAGAGAGAGTAGATAGAGAGATAGCTGATGTGATGAGAGagatgatggagagagagatgagtgaTGAGAGAGAGCtagtgatagagagagagagagagtagtgaTGAAGAGAGAtagtgatggagagagagataatgGAGGAGATGAGTGATAGTGTGATGGAGATAGTAGAGAGAGATGAGATAgtgacggagagagagaaagagagagagagatagtgatggagagagagagagagataagagtagaagagagagggagatagtgatggagagagatagagaaagagagagggagatagtgatggagagagagagaaagagagagggagagggagatagtgatggagagagatagtgatggagagagagagatagtgatggagagagagagatagtgatggagagagagagagatagtgatggagagagagagagatagtgatggagagagagagatagtgatggagagagagggagatagtgatggagagagagagtgaaagagagagagagagagagagatagatagtgatggagagagagagtgaaagagagagagagagagatagtgatGGAGGTTCTTACCCCAGCTGGAGGCGGTCCGGCCCAGTAGTTCGTGGGTCCGCGGGTTCCAGAAAGCGTCCCTCCACTCGCTGCTGGAGCCTTTCCGCTCCTCGTCCTTGGTGCCGGACATGGTGGCGGAGCAGAGCAGGAACAGCAGGAGTAAGAACAGcaggagaagatggaggag
This DNA window, taken from Sander vitreus isolate 19-12246 unplaced genomic scaffold, sanVit1 ctg427_0, whole genome shotgun sequence, encodes the following:
- the LOC144514057 gene encoding sodium/potassium-transporting ATPase subunit beta-2-like, encoding MSGTKDEERKGSSSEWRDAFWNPRTHELLGRTASSWGLILLFYLVFYLFLAGMFVLTMYIMLLTLDDYKPTWQDRLATPGMMIRPKGDQLEITFSVSETESWDGFTQTLNTFLSPYNDSYQVQMNDNCPPDQFFIQEDSGEVRNNPKRSCQFNRSMLEECSGISDRFYGYSRGQPCVLIKLNRVIGMLPGKDGQSPYVTCGAK